CTCCCCAGGCTTCCAATACGGTCATCCGTTGTCCTTTCAGTTGGCGGAAAAGATCACCGACCTGACCCCAGGCAACCTGAATCATGTGTTCTTCACCGATTCGGGCTCTGAATGTGCCGATACGGCGGTGAAGATGGTGCGGGCCTACTGGCGCCTCAAAGGTCAGGCCACCAAGACCAAGATGATTGGTCGCGCCCGTGGTTACCACGGCGTGAACATCGCTGGTACCAGCCTGGGCGGTGTGAACGGTAACCGTAAGCTGTTTGGCCAGGCGATGATGGATGTCGACCACCTGCCTCACACCTTGCTGACCAGCAACGCCTTCTCCCGGGGCATGCCGGAGCAGGGCGGTATTGCCTTGGCCGATGAGTTGCTCAAGCTGATCGAGCTGCATGACGCGTCGAACATCGCAGCGGTGTTTGTCGAGCCGATGGCCGGTTCAGCTGGCGTATTGGTGCCACCGCAGGGTTATCTCAAGCGCCTGCGCGAAATATGCGACCAGCACAATATCCTTTTGGTGTTCGACGAAGTGATCACAGGCTTTGGCCGCACCGGCTCAATGTTCGGTGCCGACAGCTTCGGCGTGACCCCGGACCTGATGTGCATCGCCAAGCAAGTCACCAACGGCGCTATTCCGATGGGCGCGGTGATTGCCAGCAGCGAGATCTACCAGACCTTCATGAACCAGGCGACGCCGGAGTACGCGGTGGAATTTCCCCATGGTTACACCTACTCGGCGCACCCGGTGGCTTGCGCGGCGGG
This genomic stretch from Pseudomonas synxantha BG33R harbors:
- a CDS encoding aspartate aminotransferase family protein, with the protein product MNMPENAPSTLASQLKLDAHWMPYTANRNFQRDPRLIVAAEGSWLTDDKGRKVYDSLSGLWTCGAGHTRKEIQEAVAKQLGTLDYSPGFQYGHPLSFQLAEKITDLTPGNLNHVFFTDSGSECADTAVKMVRAYWRLKGQATKTKMIGRARGYHGVNIAGTSLGGVNGNRKLFGQAMMDVDHLPHTLLTSNAFSRGMPEQGGIALADELLKLIELHDASNIAAVFVEPMAGSAGVLVPPQGYLKRLREICDQHNILLVFDEVITGFGRTGSMFGADSFGVTPDLMCIAKQVTNGAIPMGAVIASSEIYQTFMNQATPEYAVEFPHGYTYSAHPVACAAGLAALDLLQKENLVQSVAEVAPHFENALHGLKGSKNVIDIRNYGLAGAIQITPRDGDAIVRPFEAGMALWKAGFYVRFGGDTLQFGPTFNSKPQDLDRLFDAVGEVLNKID